Proteins co-encoded in one Gossypium arboreum isolate Shixiya-1 chromosome 11, ASM2569848v2, whole genome shotgun sequence genomic window:
- the LOC108471227 gene encoding cholesterol 22-monohydroxylase CYP90B51, with translation MPDSEPIFLLLPSILSLILFFILIKRKQRRYNLPPGNMGWPFLGETIGYLRPYSATSVGEFMHQHISRYGNIYKSNLFGEKTIVSADAGLNKFILQNEGRLFECSYPRSIGGILGKWSMLVLVGDMHRDMRIISLNFLSNARLRTHLLREVEKHTLLVLNTWKEKCIFSAQDEAKKFTFNLMAKNIMSMDPGHPETEQLKKEYVTFMKGVVSAPLNLPGTAYRKALQSRSTILKFIEKKMEVRIRKMKEGKENSEEDDLLEWVLKHSNLSTEQILDLILSLLFAGHETSSVAITLAIYFLPGCPLAIQQLREEHLEVARAKNQSGETELNWDDYKKMEFTQCVINETLRLGNVVRFLHRKALKDIRYKGYDIPCGWKVLPVIAAVHLDPCLFDHPQLFNPWRWQQNNGSRGAGTATSSASSSNYFMPFGGGPRLCAGTELAKLEMAVFIHHLVLNYQWELADTDEAFAFPFVDFPKGLPIRVFKS, from the exons ATGCCTGACTCAGAGCCTATTTTCTTGCTTCTACCATCTATTTTATCTTTGATTCTGTTCTTCATTCTCATCAAGAGAAAGCAAAGAAGGTATAATCTTCCACCAGGGAACATGGGGTGGCCTTTTCTCGGCGAAACAATCGGTTACTTGAGGCCTTACTCTGCTACTTCAGTAGGTGAATTCATGCACCAGCATATATCAAG GTATGGGAATATCTACAAATCgaatttgtttggtgagaagacAATAGTGTCTGCAGATGCTGGGTTGAACAAGTTCATATTACAAAACGAAGGGAGATTATTCGAGTGCAGTTACCCAAGAAGCATTGGTGGCATTCTTGGGAAATGGTCGATGCTGGTTTTGGTTGGGGATATGCATAGAGACATGAGGATCATATCACTCAACTTCTTGAGCAACGCCAGGCTGAGGACTCATCTTTTGAGAGAAGTGGAGAAACATACTTTGCTTGTTCTAAATACTTGGAAAGAGAAGTGCATATTTTCAGCTCAGGATGAAGCAAAAAAG TTCACTTTCAATTTGATGGCAAAAAATATCATGAGCATGGACCCTGGACATCCAGAGACGGAGCAGCTAAAGAAAGAATATGTTACTTTCATGAAAGGAGTCGTTTCTGCTCCTTTAAATTTACCTGGAACTGCATACAGAAAAGCCTTACAA TCTCGATCAACAATCCtgaaatttattgaaaagaaaatggAAGTAAGGATAAGGAAAATGAAGGAAGGAAAAGAAAACTCAGAGGAAGATGATCTTCTTGAATGGGTCTTAAAGCATTCTAATCTTTCCACAGAGCAAATCCTTGACTTGATTTTGAGCTTGCTTTTTGCTGGACATGAGACTTCCTCGGTAGCCATAACCTTAGCCATCTACTTCTTGCCAGGTTGTCCTTTGGCCATTCAACAGTTGAGA GAAGAACACCTTGAAGTTGCCAGAGCCAAGAACCAATCAGGAGAGACTGAACTCAACTGGGATGATTACAAGAAAATGGAGTTCACTCAATGT gTTATTAACGAGACACTAAGGCTTGGTAATGTCGTCAGATTTCTCCACAGAAAAGCTCTCAAAGATATTAGATATAAAG GTTATGATATTCCATGTGGGTGGAAAGTGCTTCCAGTGATTGCAGCAGTGCACTTGGATCCCTGTCTTTTTGACCACCCTCAACTCTTCAATCCATGGCGATGGCAG CAAAATAATGGGAGTCGAGGGGCGGGGACGGCAACGTCATCAGCGAGCAGCAGCAATTACTTCATGCCATTCGGGGGAGGACCACGGCTATGTGCAGGAACAGAGCTGGCTAAACTGGAAATGGCGGTGTTCATCCACCATTTGGTCCTCAACTACCAGTGGGAGTTAGCCGATACGGATGAAGCCTTTGCCTTCCCTTTTGTCGACTTCCCTAAAGGCCTACCCATCAGAGTCTTCAAATCTTAA